The Diadema setosum chromosome 1, eeDiaSeto1, whole genome shotgun sequence genome has a window encoding:
- the LOC140246494 gene encoding uncharacterized protein produces the protein MANRNDKFGALHGLERRGTRDKARGPPQVSCDPPPRHPDTPYPPMLCINDARPNPWRGVDGNWVRGIGRRNADRLVLHQSSPSGCQSAHLPTLPGTTGLPPEVSSNATSGYCYSSEPYPSTSSRKSKPPHHGLGADAAAAQHRRRTAAAAATTGQSQMTSLVAWGNRETRKHPKEDERELRSQSTSRGRDGLLLPALEPKIPGLRNQSSSMDSGRNDMSGASGSASSDNSDEYEDERPTAKAIFQSIRRREKKRMMKEMKLKMREKKQRLKKKRKKAKERRDNRGGSRRTQKSDDDLNRPEYQQQQSNHGNNRNGMKNNGRKLPHT, from the exons ATGGCCAACAGGAACGACAAATTTGGTGCCCTTCATGGTCTTGAAAGAAGAGGAACGAGAGATAAGGCCAGAGGACCGCCACAAGTTTCTTGCGACCCGCCCCCGCGCCACCCCGACACACCTTATCCACCCATGCTCTGTATCAATGATGCACGGCCCAACCCGTGGAGAGGAGTCGATGGGAACTGGGTACGGGGCATCGGCAGGAGAAATGCTG ACAGACTTGTGTTACATCAATCTTCACCATCGGGTTGTCAGAGTGCACACTTGCCCACTTTGCCCGGAACCACGGGTTTGCCACCAGAGGTGTCAAGCAACGCCACCTCTGGCTACTGTTATTCCTCAGAACCTTATCCCTCAACATCATCCAGGAAATCCAAGCCACCTCACCACGGGCTTGGGGCTGACGCTGCGGCTGCCCAACATCGGAGGAgaactgctgctgctgctgcaacCACAGGACAGAGTCAGATGACATCGTTGGTTGCTTGGGGCAACAGAGAGACCAGGAAGCACCCCAAGGAGGATGAACGGGAGCTGAGATCCCAGTCCACTTCGAGAGGAAGGGATGGTCTCCTGCTACCAGCCCTCGAACCAAAGATACCTGGTCTCAGAAATCAGAGTAGTTCGATGGACAGCGGACGGAACGATATGAGCGGAGCCTCGGGGAGTGCATCCAGCGACAACTCGGACGAATACGAGGACGAGAGACCAACAGCCAAGGCCATTTTCCAGAGCATTCGGCGGAGAGAAAAGAAGCGAATGATGAAGGAGATGAAGCttaaaatgagagaaaagaaGCAACGgttgaagaagaaaaggaagaaagcgAAAGAGAGAAGAGACAATAGGGGAGGGTCGAGGAGAACACAGAAAAGTGACGATGACTTGAACAGACCAGAGTACCAACAGCAGCagagtaaccatggtaacaatcGAAACGGTATGAAAAATAACGGGAGAAAACTTCCTCATACCTGA